Proteins from one Mercurialis annua linkage group LG7, ddMerAnnu1.2, whole genome shotgun sequence genomic window:
- the LOC126655718 gene encoding scarecrow-like protein 15: MKIPLHHLKNNTNTRDNGFHTSNSAPNLCYEPTSVLDLRRSPSPGSGHPVSSSLTDPSLDQWDEHVLQNFDWDSIMKELDFHDDSAPQLKNFHQVTYPNNNSNLSSEFLATPTNGDAPPLLLNHPDFSDVCFNVPNFQNSNSLDLSHNIGNWNKVGFDLIQELIRAADCIDSNELHLSNVILERLNLRLQSPVGKPLQRAAFFFKEALQNLLTGNSTQIQTRLTSWPEVVQTIKAYKAFSGISPIPMFNHFTVNQALLETLEDSPPFIHVIDFDIGLGCQYASFMRELVEKTESFCNKITSPVLRITAIVTEDYAIQTQLIKQCLYNLAVELKIRFQIEFVLDRTFEMVSFKSVKFIEGENVAVILSSAFFRRLGSSNNIIDSFVSDLRRVSPAVVVVVDNEGFGEAGTASFRRNFVNALEFYSMIFESLDAATAGGGGGGDWARKIEMLLLKPRIFDAVEGCRRRVSPPWKEVFYGAGMRMAAFSQFADFQAECLLGKVQVRGFYVAKRQAELVLCWHERSLIATSAWKC; this comes from the coding sequence atgaaaatTCCCCTTCACCACCTGAAAAACAACACCAACACTCGAGACAACGGATTCCACACCAGCAACAGTGCTCCAAATCTCTGCTACGAGCCCACCTCCGTTCTTGATCTCCGGCGAAGCCCAAGTCCTGGTTCCGGCCACCCAGTCTCGTCGTCTTTGACTGATCCTTCTCTTGATCAGTGGGATGAACACGTCTTACAGAATTTCGACTGGGATTCCATCATGAAAGAATTGGATTTTCACGACGATTCTGCTCCTCAGCTCAAGAATTTTCATCAAGTTACTTAccctaataataatagtaatctCTCGTCGGAGTTTCTCGCGACGCCCACCAACGGCGACGCTCCTCCGTTGCTGCTTAATCATCCTGATTTTAGTGATGTATGCTTCAACGTACCAAATTTTCAGAATTCGAATTCCCTTGATTTGTCTCATAATATTGGAAACTGGAATAAAGTTGGATTCGATCTTATTCAAGAACTTATACGAGCAGCGGATTGTATAGACTCCAACGAGTTACACCTCTCCAACGTTATACTAGAACGTCTCAATCTCCGGCTACAATCCCCCGTCGGAAAACCTCTACAACGAGCCGCTTTCTTCTTCAAAGAAGCTCTTCAGAATCTCCTCACCGGTAACTCAACTCAAATCCAAACTCGCTTAACTTCGTGGCCGGAAGTTGTTCAAACCATAAAAGCTTATAAAGCCTTCTCAGGTATTTCTCCGATTCCGATGTTCAATCACTTTACAGTTAACCAAGCACTACTTGAAACCTTAGAAGACTCGCCGCCGTTCATTCATGTGATCGATTTCGATATCGGACTCGGTTGTCAGTACGCTTCGTTCATGAGAGAACTCGTGGAGAAAACCGAGagcttttgtaataaaattacgTCTCCGGTTCTTAGAATTACTGCTATAGTTACTGAAGATTACGCAATCCAGACACAGTTGATTAAACAGTGTCTGTACAATCTTGCAGTTGAGTTAAAGATTAGGTTTCAGATTGAGTTTGTTCTTGATCGTACGTTTGAAATGGTGTCGTTTAAGTCAGTTAAGTTCATTGAAGGAGAGAACGTTGCTGTTATTTTATCTTCAGCTTTTTTCCGACGTCTGGGATCAAGTAATAATATCATTGACTCGTTTGTGTCTGATCTCCGGCGAGTTTCGCCGGCGGTTGTAGTTGTGGTAGATAATGAAGGGTTTGGAGAAGCGGGAACAGCGTCGTTTAGGAGGAATTTTGTTAATGCTCTCGAGTTTTATTCTATGATATTTGAGTCACTTGATGCCGCGACGGCaggtggcggtggtggtggaGATTGGGCAAGAAAAATAGAGATGCTTTTGTTGAAACCGAGAATATTTGACGCCGTTGAAGGTTGCCGGAGAAGAGTGTCACCGCCGTGGAAGGAGGTGTTTTATGGAGCGGGAATGAGGATGGCGGCGTTTAGTCAGTTTGCTGATTTTCAAGCTGAGTGTTTGCTTGGCAAGGTTCAGGTTAGAGGATTCTACGTGGCGAAACGACAGGCTGAGTTGGTGCTTTGTTGGCATGAGAGGTCCTTAATCGCCACGTCAGCTTGGAAATGTTAG